Proteins from a genomic interval of Chryseobacterium indologenes:
- a CDS encoding biliverdin-producing heme oxygenase, translated as MVSEYLKQNTAGYHDAAEKLFNSEKIFNKTFTLEDYKKIIHTNYLMLLHSEDKIFTSLSDKYAEKLQLDNRKKLSLIEKDLESLSLKNQTASHPLEFENEHEALGAMYVIEGSTLGGNVIAKQLSKTEGFDEVSFNFFGCYQENTGPMWKNFKEVLDTEVAEENYPQVLSGAKKLYTFLLNVN; from the coding sequence AGGCTATCACGATGCAGCAGAAAAGCTTTTTAATTCTGAAAAGATTTTTAATAAAACCTTCACACTGGAAGACTACAAAAAAATTATCCATACCAATTATCTGATGCTTCTTCACAGTGAAGATAAAATATTTACCAGCCTTTCGGACAAATATGCTGAAAAACTTCAGCTGGATAACAGAAAGAAACTTTCTCTCATTGAAAAGGATCTTGAAAGCCTTTCCCTGAAAAACCAAACAGCATCTCATCCTCTTGAGTTTGAAAATGAGCATGAAGCTTTAGGAGCAATGTATGTCATCGAAGGTTCTACACTCGGTGGAAACGTCATTGCCAAGCAGCTGTCAAAAACGGAAGGTTTTGATGAGGTAAGTTTTAATTTTTTCGGTTGCTACCAGGAGAATACAGGTCCGATGTGGAAGAATTTTAAGGAAGTACTGGATACTGAAGTGGCAGAAGAAAACTATCCTCAAGTGCTTTCAGGTGCGAAAAAACTTTATACGTTTTTGCTAAACGTTAACTAA